The following DNA comes from Paenibacillus crassostreae.
CGCAAGGGTGGAAACGTCTAATTATTGAGAAACCATTTGGTCGTGACTTGTTATCAGCTCAAGAACTTAATGAAAACCTCAGTCAAGCTTTTCTAGAAGAGGAAATTTTCCGTATAGATCATTTTTAGGGAAACCTATGGTACAGAATCTTGATGTTATTGAATCATCGAATCCCATGCTGCAAACATTATGGGACAATCATCAAATTTCTAACATTCAAATTATTGCGGATGAAACGGTTGGTGTAGAAGAAAGAGCAGGATATTATGATCAAGCTGGAGCTTTACGAGATATGTTTTCAGAACCACATGCTTCAACTCTTGATGATGATTGCTATACAAGTATCGAATAAAGGTGTTGCCGGTGATGTCCGCGCGAACAAGAAAGCAATTATGGAATCTTTACGACCATTACAAGAGGAAGATATCATTCACAATGTCGTGTTAGGGCAGTATATCGCGGGTGAATTAAATGGGAATCCTGTCATTGGATATGCAGACGAGCAAGGAGTCTCTGCTAACTCTAGAATTGAAACATTCATGGCTGCACGTTTATGGATTGATGATTATTTCTGGAACAAAGTTCCTATCTATATCCGAACAGGTAAAAGACTGAAGGAAAAAGCAACCCGAATCGTGATTGAATTCAAAGAAACATTAACAGAATAAGAAGAATAAAATCAATTCAAATAAGATTCTCGTGATTGATATCAGCCCTAATGAAGAAGTCTATATACAAATCAATTCAAATAATCCACAGAATCATGTGGCATCAATACCCGAACGGATGAATTGTTACTCAAATGAAAAGAATATGCCTGAAGCCTATGAAAAGTTAATCCTTGATGCTTTATGTGGTGATGCTACATTTTTGCTCATTGGGGATGAAGTGGAATTGTCGTGGAAATGGGTTCAACCTATATTAAATGCCATCGACAACAATCTATACCACTAGAAACATACGAAGCAGGGTCATACGGACCAAAGGGTTCATACCAATTATTTAGAAGTGGACGGACATCGTTGGGCTTTAGATGCATTGATGTGAATCAGAATCCTACGACTTCTGATAAGGAATATTCATATAACGGTTAATTGGTTAATTAGATAGGGATTCAACAATATTGGAGGAATTTAAATGAAAGTCGGGTTAATTGGTTTAGGCAAAATGGGATTAAACTTGGGGAAAAATCTAATCGATCATAAACATGATGTTGTTGCGTTTGATTTAAATACCCAAGCAACGGAAGAAATGAAAGCATATGTGCACACAACGCGTTTGCAAGCTTGCAGGAACTTGTTCAATCGATGGAAAACTCCGCGAATTCTCTGGATTATGGTTCCGCATAAGGTTGTTGATTCTGTTATTTTCTGAACTTTCACCACTTTTATCTCAAGGGGATATTGTTATAGAGAAGCGGGGAATTCACATTATAAGGAATCGATTCGCCGTTATATTGAAAGAAATAGGTATTAGCTTTATGGATGTAGGCACATCGGGTGGTATGGAAGGTGCTCGCCATGGAGCTTGTTATATGATCGGTGGAGATGTTGAGACATGGGATTTAGTTGAGCCAATATTTAAGGATACTTCTGTTGAGAATGGTTACTTGTATGCGGGTAGAGCGGGTAGTGGACATTATTTGAAAATGGTTCACAACGGGATCGAATATGGTATGATGGCTTCCATAGGTGAGGGTTTCGAAGTTCTTGAAAAAAGTGATTTCGATTTCGACTATGAGAAAGTGGCCCGCGTATGGAATAACGGCTCTGTCATTCGCTCTTGGTTAATTGAATTGATGGAACAAGCTTTTTCAAAAGATTCGAAGTTGGATGATATACGAGGTATTATGAATTCTTCAGGTGAAGGAAGATGGACGGTTGAAGAGGCTTTTGATCTGCAAACCGCTACACCGATCATCGCGATGTCCCTGTTAATGCGCTATCGTTCGTTAAAGTGATACTTTTACGGGTAAGGTTGTAGCCGCACTTCGTAACGAGTTGGTGGGCATGAGGTTGAGAAGAAATAAAGATATCCATCGCTCCACACGGGATAGTGTAGTTTTTTGAATTGGGGAATAGTTTTGGCTAAAGAGGTAGATTTTAATGTAAGCAACATTGATTCAACACATTACGATAGTCATATAGGCGTGCACATTGGAGGATATGTAATGAAAATGAAAGATAAGATTGCTGTGGTAACTGGAGCAGCATCAGGTATGGGCAAGGCGATTGCTATACTTTACGCTGAGGAAGGTGCGAAGGTAGTCGTATCTGATGTAAATCTTGATGGTGCTCATGTAACTGTCAAAGAAATTAAGGCGAACGGTGGGACAGCTATAGCCATTAAGACAAACGTTGCTGTAGAGGAAGATATTCAGAATTTAATTGATACAACAGTAAGCACATTTGGAACAGTAGATATCTTGGTGAATAATGCAGGTATTATGGATAATTTTGAACCTGCTGGTGATATAAAAGATGATAACTGGGAACGAATATTCGCGATTAACACAACGAGCGTGATGCGGGCGACGCGTAAAGTTATGCCTATCTTTTTAGAAAAAGGAAACGGCGTGATCGTGAATATTGCTTCTGCTGGTGGATTATTCGGTGCTCG
Coding sequences within:
- a CDS encoding NAD(P)-binding domain-containing protein, which translates into the protein MKVGLIGLGKMGLNLGKNLIDHKHDVVAFDLNTQATEEMKAYVHTTRLQACRNLFNRWKTPRILWIMVPHKVVDSVIF
- a CDS encoding NAD(P)-binding domain-containing protein; the protein is MILLFSELSPLLSQGDIVIEKRGIHIIRNRFAVILKEIGISFMDVGTSGGMEGARHGACYMIGGDVETWDLVEPIFKDTSVENGYLYAGRAGSGHYLKMVHNGIEYGMMASIGEGFEVLEKSDFDFDYEKVARVWNNGSVIRSWLIELMEQAFSKDSKLDDIRGIMNSSGEGRWTVEEAFDLQTATPIIAMSLLMRYRSLK